The Acropora muricata isolate sample 2 chromosome 5, ASM3666990v1, whole genome shotgun sequence genome includes a window with the following:
- the LOC136915992 gene encoding small ribosomal subunit protein uS12: MGKPRGLRTARKLRSHRREQRWHDKKYKKAHLGTALKANPFGGASHAKGIVLEKVGVEAKQPNSAIRKCVRVQLIKNGKKITAFVPHDGCLNFIEENDEVLISGFGRSGHAVGDIPGVRFKVVKVANVSLLALFKEKKERPRS, translated from the exons ATGG GTAAGCCAAGGGGCTTAAGAACAGCTCGTAAACTGAGAAGTCATCGCCGTGAGCAGAGATGGCACGAcaaaaaatacaagaaagcGCATTTGGGAACTGCTCTGAAGGCAAACCCTTTTGGTGGCGCTTCTCATGCAAAGGGAATCGTTCTTGAGAAAGT GGGAGTTGAAGCCAAACAGCCCAACTCTGCTATTCGAAAGTGTGTTCGTGTACAGCTCATCAAGAATGGCAAGAAGATCACAGCCTTTGTACCACATGATGGCTGTCTTAACTTTATTgaagaaaatgatgaagttcTCATCTCTGGCTTTGGCAGAAGTGGTCATGCGGTTGGTGATATTCCTGGTGTCCGTTTCAAGGTTGTCAAAGTTGCCAATGTGTCACTTCTTGCtcttttcaaggagaagaaggaaCGTCCTCGATCTTAA